In Bacillus horti, the following proteins share a genomic window:
- a CDS encoding GNAT family N-acetyltransferase, translating into MLELQELIQEDESTLFQLYVASRKGEFANLGWSECEIENLLQVQYTAQQNSYQQLFPQAKMDMVKHKNIPIGRMITNTTQHALHLVDIFIIPEYRGKEFGTALLRILQDRASKRALPIQLQVLMGNPAQRLYERCGFYVTAEQAPSLTMQWEDRQTTR; encoded by the coding sequence ATGCTTGAGTTGCAAGAGTTAATACAGGAGGATGAAAGCACACTTTTTCAACTATATGTGGCATCTAGAAAAGGTGAATTTGCGAATTTGGGGTGGTCTGAGTGTGAAATAGAGAATTTATTGCAGGTGCAATACACAGCTCAGCAAAACAGCTATCAACAATTATTTCCACAAGCTAAGATGGATATGGTTAAACATAAAAATATCCCAATTGGCAGAATGATTACGAATACTACACAACATGCTTTGCATCTAGTAGATATATTTATCATACCTGAATACAGAGGTAAGGAATTTGGAACGGCTTTATTAAGAATTTTGCAGGATAGAGCGAGCAAGCGAGCGCTACCTATTCAGTTGCAGGTATTAATGGGGAACCCTGCTCAGCGGTTGTATGAGCGTTGTGGCTTTTACGTGACGGCCGAACAGGCCCCCTCTTTAACCATGCAGTGGGAAGACAGGCAAACCACTAGGTAA
- a CDS encoding TetR/AcrR family transcriptional regulator: MKEWIPIPGTSKDTLIKAALEEFSSKGYKGVNITELAEKAKMTTGAVYHHFGSKAKLYEVVRAEMEQRIVDRMEGAASLFDQKDQALKAALLTGLAFVVKQDICKLIGEETPTKRKDKIEIFLGELSEDTKGLPIEIILMSSWRAILNAISNQEISPEQAKGLIEWVFEKGIY, from the coding sequence ATGAAAGAATGGATACCAATACCGGGAACGAGTAAAGATACTTTAATTAAAGCAGCGTTGGAGGAATTTAGTTCAAAAGGCTACAAAGGTGTTAACATTACAGAATTAGCTGAAAAAGCAAAAATGACGACTGGAGCCGTATATCATCATTTTGGTTCAAAAGCGAAGCTCTATGAAGTAGTACGAGCAGAAATGGAACAAAGAATTGTGGATAGAATGGAGGGAGCAGCTTCTTTATTTGATCAGAAGGATCAGGCTTTGAAGGCCGCGCTACTGACTGGCTTAGCCTTTGTAGTAAAACAGGATATCTGTAAGCTAATTGGTGAAGAGACACCGACAAAGCGGAAGGATAAAATTGAAATCTTTCTTGGCGAGCTTAGTGAGGACACGAAGGGATTACCGATTGAAATAATTCTCATGTCCTCTTGGAGAGCCATTCTTAATGCCATTTCTAATCAGGAAATTTCTCCTGAGCAGGCAAAGGGTTTAATTGAATGGGTATTTGAAAAAGGAATCTATTAA
- a CDS encoding TRAP transporter large permease: MVLVATIFAILLILNMPVAFAIGISSLAFFIVSPNLPVEVAVQRMVAGTQSFPLLAVPFFILAGNLMNSSGITKRLLRFASALTGHLVGSLAHVAIVLSTVMGGVSGSANADAAMQSRVLGPQMLARGYSGGYSSGVIAVSSLITATLPPSIGLILFGFVGEVSIGRLFLAGIVPGIMMMFFLMIVAYLVAKRNGYDQDVEIKRASFKEVLTTFKESIWALLFPVILVVGIRFGLFTASEAGAFAVVYALFIGFVVYKELNWKNFKESLSQSVTDNAAILLIISASSILGFLITYERLPQDAAELLLGITENPTLLLFLILFFLLVIGMFIESTVLVLLLTPIFLPIVTQVGVDPVHFGIIMMTIVTFGGMTPPVGVTMYTVCSIMKVPVEHYVKEAIPFMIGIFVLVAVLTLFPGIVLFIPNLFM, encoded by the coding sequence ATGGTTCTAGTCGCAACGATATTCGCCATATTGCTTATTCTTAATATGCCAGTAGCTTTCGCCATTGGGATATCCAGCTTAGCTTTCTTCATCGTCTCTCCTAACCTCCCTGTGGAGGTAGCTGTTCAGCGAATGGTTGCAGGGACACAATCCTTTCCTTTGCTAGCCGTTCCATTCTTTATTTTAGCGGGGAACTTAATGAATTCTTCGGGCATTACCAAAAGGCTTCTCCGTTTTGCCAGTGCGCTAACCGGGCATTTAGTCGGGAGTCTTGCGCATGTTGCGATTGTTTTAAGTACAGTCATGGGGGGTGTTTCTGGATCAGCTAATGCAGACGCGGCTATGCAAAGTAGAGTTCTTGGTCCTCAGATGCTAGCTAGAGGGTATTCTGGTGGATACTCCTCAGGTGTTATTGCTGTGAGTTCATTGATTACGGCTACCCTGCCACCAAGTATTGGTTTAATTCTTTTTGGGTTTGTTGGTGAGGTCTCCATTGGTCGACTGTTTCTAGCCGGAATTGTTCCAGGAATCATGATGATGTTTTTCTTAATGATTGTGGCGTACCTTGTGGCTAAACGCAATGGCTACGATCAGGACGTAGAGATAAAAAGAGCCAGCTTCAAAGAGGTTCTTACCACTTTCAAGGAAAGTATATGGGCTCTGTTGTTCCCAGTTATCCTCGTTGTGGGTATACGCTTTGGCCTGTTTACAGCCTCTGAGGCTGGAGCGTTTGCTGTTGTGTATGCTCTGTTCATTGGATTTGTTGTGTACAAAGAGTTAAATTGGAAGAACTTTAAGGAATCACTTAGTCAATCGGTAACGGACAACGCAGCCATTTTACTTATTATCTCAGCTTCATCTATTTTAGGTTTCCTCATTACTTATGAAAGGCTGCCACAGGATGCCGCAGAGCTACTGTTAGGAATTACAGAAAACCCGACACTGCTCCTGTTCTTAATTCTGTTTTTCCTGCTGGTCATCGGAATGTTTATTGAATCAACCGTACTTGTGCTATTACTGACACCGATCTTCTTACCGATAGTCACACAGGTTGGTGTTGATCCTGTACATTTTGGAATTATTATGATGACCATCGTTACATTTGGGGGAATGACACCACCGGTTGGTGTTACGATGTACACCGTATGCTCTATTATGAAGGTCCCAGTAGAGCATTATGTGAAGGAAGCTATCCCGTTCATGATCGGTATCTTTGTCCTAGTGGCGGTACTGACGCTGTTCCCTGGGATTGTCTTGTTTATCCCTAATCTATTTATGTAG
- a CDS encoding phage tail protein encodes MIEAYIGLIVPWAGKYPPAGWMFCNGQELSIESYQTLYSLIGTYYGGNGKTTFALPNLNGRIPVGVSVEKTPETAYSWSTTGGNERIALTVQNMPDHTHQATSTVSGLTVSGLNVQFPASTGPSNTASPSDQASLATSQGASIYTTGQPNTNLKSATVTGGSIDGQVTTNVSPMGYSTPIDNRQPYLALNYIICYLGLYPSRF; translated from the coding sequence ATGATTGAAGCATATATAGGTTTAATTGTACCCTGGGCGGGCAAATACCCCCCAGCTGGTTGGATGTTTTGCAACGGACAGGAGCTTTCAATAGAGTCTTACCAGACTCTATATAGCCTAATTGGTACATACTATGGTGGAAATGGAAAGACGACTTTCGCTTTACCCAACCTTAATGGACGTATACCAGTAGGAGTGAGTGTGGAAAAGACACCAGAAACAGCATACTCTTGGAGTACAACAGGTGGAAATGAAAGAATAGCCTTAACAGTACAGAATATGCCAGACCATACTCATCAAGCTACATCCACAGTCTCTGGGTTAACCGTTAGTGGGCTTAACGTTCAGTTTCCAGCTTCAACAGGTCCATCAAATACTGCTAGTCCTAGTGATCAAGCTAGTTTAGCTACGAGTCAAGGTGCTAGCATATATACGACAGGACAGCCAAATACGAATTTAAAGTCGGCAACTGTAACAGGCGGATCAATCGATGGACAAGTAACAACTAACGTCTCGCCTATGGGATATTCTACTCCTATAGACAATAGACAGCCTTATCTGGCTCTTAACTATATTATTTGCTACCTTGGACTATATCCATCAAGGTTTTAG
- a CDS encoding phage tail protein, with amino-acid sequence MEAYLGTIVAWAPSYPPKGWLFCGGQMLKIRDYTALFSLIGTTYGGNGDDTFALPNLSGRVVVGAHTGDGMGGSLPPGNTSYRIGETGGANFVTLTTQQMPAHTHQATTSTSGLSVSGLTVKLPASTSGANTASPSNDASLATSQGPMGPTPIYTTGQTNTYLKPATVSGGTISGTVTTTISPAGSSAPTPIDVRQPYSALNYIICVEGYYPPRPE; translated from the coding sequence ATGGAGGCATATCTTGGAACGATCGTAGCTTGGGCACCTAGCTATCCACCAAAGGGATGGTTATTTTGCGGAGGACAAATGCTTAAAATTAGGGACTACACAGCGTTATTTTCTTTGATTGGAACAACGTACGGCGGCAATGGTGATGATACGTTTGCATTACCAAATTTAAGTGGTCGCGTTGTAGTTGGAGCACATACTGGAGATGGAATGGGTGGAAGTTTGCCACCAGGTAACACATCATATAGGATCGGGGAAACAGGAGGGGCAAACTTTGTTACTCTTACGACTCAACAAATGCCAGCTCATACTCATCAGGCAACTACTTCAACCTCTGGGTTAAGCGTGAGCGGTCTAACTGTAAAGCTTCCAGCTTCTACGTCCGGAGCTAATACAGCTTCTCCTAGTAATGATGCCAGTCTTGCAACCAGTCAAGGCCCTATGGGACCAACACCTATTTATACAACTGGGCAGACAAATACCTATTTAAAGCCAGCTACAGTATCAGGAGGAACGATTAGCGGGACAGTAACAACAACTATTTCTCCTGCTGGTAGTTCTGCACCAACTCCTATAGATGTTCGACAGCCATATTCTGCGCTAAATTATATCATTTGTGTAGAAGGGTATTACCCACCTAGGCCAGAATAG
- a CDS encoding TRAP transporter small permease: MLKKIAQGYTKFEDFLTNSLMIGIVVFVFLASVMRWIGSPIPWSIEFAQLLFVWVIFLGANRALREDRHVGVDFFVNQLPFKVKTIIEIIMIVLIMAFLVFLAYSGSSLSLENSSRLINNLGLSYSIVTISVPMGSLLMLITFIGKLKGKIVLLKKPVDERREG; this comes from the coding sequence ATGTTAAAAAAAATTGCCCAAGGGTACACAAAGTTCGAAGATTTCCTGACTAACTCTTTAATGATTGGTATCGTAGTATTTGTGTTTTTGGCATCAGTGATGAGGTGGATAGGCTCACCTATCCCTTGGTCCATTGAATTTGCTCAGCTCTTATTTGTTTGGGTGATCTTTCTAGGAGCAAATCGTGCTTTACGCGAGGACAGGCATGTAGGTGTTGATTTTTTTGTTAATCAGCTTCCCTTTAAAGTGAAAACAATTATTGAGATCATTATGATTGTGCTGATCATGGCCTTCCTTGTCTTTTTAGCTTATTCGGGGTCTTCTCTAAGCTTAGAGAATTCATCAAGACTAATTAATAATCTAGGGCTGAGCTATTCCATTGTAACCATTTCTGTTCCTATGGGCAGTCTCTTAATGCTGATTACTTTCATTGGTAAATTAAAAGGGAAAATTGTTTTGTTGAAAAAACCAGTAGATGAAAGAAGGGAGGGGTAG
- a CDS encoding VOC family protein, which translates to MKLVFLYHPVKNLKEALVYYREVLGFEEAWREGDHTIAIHLPDSDVQVMLEHDEIENLSAGGVFLVDSVDEFFAEKKESVEFIKDPFDIPPGRYAIFKDNSGNPIRVIDFSKEKEG; encoded by the coding sequence ATGAAGCTAGTTTTTTTGTATCATCCTGTTAAGAATCTTAAAGAGGCGTTAGTTTACTATCGTGAAGTATTGGGCTTCGAGGAGGCTTGGCGTGAAGGAGATCATACCATTGCTATCCATTTACCAGACTCCGACGTACAAGTAATGCTTGAGCATGATGAAATAGAAAACCTTTCTGCTGGTGGTGTGTTTTTGGTGGATAGTGTGGACGAATTTTTTGCAGAAAAAAAAGAGAGTGTAGAGTTTATTAAGGACCCTTTCGATATCCCTCCTGGGCGTTATGCCATCTTTAAGGATAACTCAGGGAACCCGATAAGAGTTATTGATTTTTCAAAGGAAAAAGAGGGGTAA
- a CDS encoding C4-dicarboxylate TRAP transporter substrate-binding protein, protein MKIKQWIMVVLLVGAVLSLVACSQSSGGDGNESASNGTVYSLKVGTALTASDPIYQGLEAFKERVEERTDNHVRIEIFGSGSLGEDNDIIEQAKIGSNVAVIVDSARLAEMVPEIGILTAPYIVDSFEEANTVVQSDLFGGWVDQLAESHNLQVLSFNWYQGERHLLTKKEIQSPEDLRGVQLRTPGSPIWLESIRAMGASPTGMPWSEVYPAIQQGVIDGAEAQHPATYGAKLHEVVTHISKTRHFQLVTGIVAGANWMNQLPEEYQEIIYEEAAKAGEEASLQTVEKLEEFEQSMLDESNVEIHDVDIDLFKAATEVVYEKFDGFMELREEINNILGK, encoded by the coding sequence GTGAAAATAAAACAATGGATCATGGTAGTGTTACTTGTTGGAGCTGTTTTGAGTCTGGTAGCATGCTCACAGTCATCAGGTGGTGACGGAAATGAAAGCGCATCCAATGGAACAGTATACAGTCTTAAGGTTGGTACTGCTTTGACGGCATCGGATCCTATTTATCAAGGTCTTGAAGCGTTCAAAGAAAGAGTAGAGGAAAGAACTGATAATCATGTTCGCATTGAGATTTTTGGTAGTGGGTCATTAGGTGAGGATAACGATATTATCGAGCAGGCGAAGATTGGTAGTAACGTAGCCGTTATTGTTGACTCAGCAAGGCTAGCAGAAATGGTTCCTGAGATTGGAATCCTAACAGCGCCATACATTGTGGATAGCTTTGAGGAAGCAAACACAGTTGTTCAATCAGATTTGTTTGGTGGTTGGGTCGATCAGCTTGCTGAAAGCCATAACCTTCAGGTTCTCTCTTTCAATTGGTATCAGGGTGAGCGTCATCTGTTAACGAAAAAAGAAATCCAATCTCCAGAGGATCTTAGAGGTGTTCAATTAAGAACTCCTGGTTCCCCAATCTGGTTAGAATCAATCAGAGCGATGGGAGCGAGTCCAACAGGAATGCCTTGGTCTGAGGTGTACCCAGCTATCCAGCAAGGAGTTATAGATGGAGCAGAGGCTCAGCATCCGGCTACATACGGGGCAAAGCTGCATGAGGTTGTGACCCATATTTCCAAAACGAGACACTTTCAACTAGTGACAGGAATTGTAGCTGGAGCTAACTGGATGAATCAGCTGCCTGAGGAATATCAGGAAATTATTTATGAAGAAGCAGCTAAAGCAGGCGAAGAAGCGTCTCTTCAGACGGTAGAGAAGCTAGAGGAATTTGAGCAAAGTATGCTGGATGAAAGTAATGTAGAAATTCACGATGTAGATATTGACTTATTCAAAGCAGCAACAGAAGTGGTATATGAGAAATTTGATGGGTTTATGGAGCTGCGTGAAGAAATCAACAATATTTTAGGGAAATAG
- the uxaC gene encoding glucuronate isomerase yields MKAFLDDHFLLGTKTAETLYHQFAKDMPIFDYHCHLSAKEIAENKAFSDLTDIWLKDDHYKWRLMRSHGVDEKWITGEAPAKEKYLKWVDTVQYALGNPLYHWTHLELQRYFGITDPLTMQTAEQVWTTCNQLLQSEDFRPQELMKRSNVRTICTTDDPLDSLEYHKQLKEQPNFEIEVLPTFRPDGALMIENKEFNQWIEELESLTETSITSLEDLVAGLEERVVYFHEVGCRLSDHGLDSSFYLESSEAEVNEIFQKGRDGQALTREEIIQYKTGVMKALGSLYAKYDWAMQLHIGALRRVNSKMTKLAGPNTGFDSIADFTYAEDLGKLLDALDSSDSLPKTIIYNLNPRDNYMIASMIGNFQSDIPGKIQFGTAWWFNDQRDGMEDQLKVLANCGLLANFVGMLTDSRSFLSYTRHEYFRRILCNLLGAWVENGEFPADMKILEKVIRDICYNNIYAYLKTPERLENSIIGNH; encoded by the coding sequence ATGAAAGCTTTTTTGGACGATCATTTTTTACTTGGAACAAAAACAGCAGAGACGCTATATCATCAGTTTGCTAAGGATATGCCTATTTTTGATTACCACTGCCACCTTTCCGCCAAGGAAATAGCAGAGAACAAAGCGTTCTCCGATCTGACCGATATTTGGTTGAAGGATGATCATTATAAATGGAGGCTTATGCGTAGTCACGGTGTAGATGAGAAGTGGATTACGGGAGAAGCTCCAGCAAAGGAAAAGTATCTAAAGTGGGTAGACACGGTTCAATATGCCCTAGGCAATCCGTTGTATCATTGGACTCATTTAGAGCTCCAACGATATTTTGGAATCACTGATCCGCTGACCATGCAGACGGCCGAACAAGTATGGACAACGTGTAATCAGCTTCTACAATCAGAAGACTTTAGACCGCAGGAGTTAATGAAGCGTTCTAATGTACGTACTATTTGTACAACGGACGATCCACTGGATAGCTTGGAATATCATAAGCAGCTTAAGGAACAGCCAAATTTTGAGATTGAAGTTCTTCCCACCTTTAGACCGGATGGGGCTCTCATGATTGAAAATAAGGAATTTAATCAGTGGATTGAAGAACTAGAGAGCCTAACAGAAACGAGTATTACTAGCCTTGAAGATCTGGTGGCTGGATTAGAAGAAAGGGTTGTTTACTTCCATGAAGTGGGCTGTCGTTTGTCGGATCACGGTCTAGATTCTAGCTTTTATTTAGAGTCTAGTGAGGCAGAGGTCAATGAGATTTTTCAAAAAGGAAGGGACGGTCAAGCGCTAACTAGGGAGGAAATTATTCAGTATAAAACAGGAGTCATGAAGGCATTAGGCTCGCTGTACGCCAAATATGATTGGGCCATGCAGTTGCATATTGGTGCACTACGGAGAGTGAACTCTAAAATGACGAAATTAGCAGGTCCGAATACCGGTTTCGATTCGATTGCGGACTTTACCTATGCTGAGGATCTAGGCAAGCTCTTAGATGCTCTTGATTCTAGTGACTCCCTTCCCAAGACGATCATTTATAATCTAAATCCTAGGGACAACTATATGATAGCTTCCATGATCGGTAACTTCCAAAGTGATATTCCTGGAAAAATCCAATTCGGAACGGCATGGTGGTTTAACGATCAACGAGACGGGATGGAGGATCAGCTGAAGGTACTAGCCAATTGTGGTTTGCTAGCAAATTTTGTGGGGATGCTTACAGATTCTAGGAGTTTCCTTTCCTATACTAGACATGAGTATTTCCGTAGGATCCTGTGTAACCTCCTTGGGGCTTGGGTAGAAAACGGAGAGTTCCCAGCAGATATGAAAATACTAGAAAAAGTAATTAGAGATATTTGCTACAACAATATTTATGCTTATTTAAAGACACCTGAAAGGCTGGAGAATTCGATCATTGGAAATCATTAG
- a CDS encoding GntR family transcriptional regulator → MNTELKKNFPSYSTRDQVYEILKENILSLKLAPGRVISEKEMSELLEVSRTPVREAFVRLAQEELLEIYPQRGTAISLIDLHYVEEARFLREHLERAIVKLACKRFSEDHLLRLEGNIAMLELCVKEKNYTKLFELDEEFHFTLASGCDKERMWNVIQQMSGDLKRIRMLSLVAEYNWDLILSQHKEIVAAIKEGNEAKADQVMEHHLKKLTFEQESLKNEYPHFFK, encoded by the coding sequence TTGAACACAGAACTGAAAAAGAATTTTCCAAGCTACTCTACTAGAGATCAAGTCTATGAGATCCTCAAAGAGAATATTCTATCCCTTAAGCTAGCGCCTGGTCGAGTGATCTCCGAAAAGGAGATGTCCGAGCTGTTAGAGGTAAGTAGAACACCGGTCAGAGAAGCGTTTGTTAGGCTAGCACAGGAAGAATTGCTAGAAATCTACCCACAAAGAGGGACGGCCATTTCATTAATTGATTTACATTACGTTGAAGAAGCTAGATTCCTTAGAGAGCATCTAGAAAGAGCTATTGTGAAGTTGGCTTGTAAGCGTTTTTCTGAAGATCACCTTCTTCGTTTGGAAGGAAACATAGCGATGCTTGAGCTATGCGTGAAGGAGAAAAACTATACAAAGCTGTTTGAACTAGATGAAGAGTTTCATTTCACATTGGCTAGTGGCTGTGACAAGGAACGCATGTGGAACGTCATTCAGCAAATGAGTGGAGACCTGAAGCGAATTCGTATGCTGAGCTTGGTCGCCGAGTACAACTGGGATTTAATTCTTTCGCAGCATAAGGAAATTGTAGCAGCGATAAAAGAAGGAAATGAAGCAAAGGCTGATCAAGTCATGGAACATCATTTGAAAAAACTAACGTTTGAACAGGAGAGTCTTAAAAATGAATATCCGCATTTCTTTAAATAA
- a CDS encoding ester cyclase has protein sequence MKELTEIYPLWVKAWNEDINVLDEITSPDCIVHQTRTDGKSSTELTGKDALKGIIQDGCAFFDDVVMSIEVGPIVADPYVSARWRFTGKYKGGMNGAQADIGEEVSFHGMDIFLVNDGKIKEYWVSSDGIHLLVQLKMF, from the coding sequence ATGAAAGAACTAACCGAGATCTATCCGTTATGGGTCAAAGCATGGAATGAAGATATCAATGTATTAGATGAAATAACGTCTCCAGATTGTATTGTACATCAAACAAGAACTGATGGAAAATCTTCTACTGAGTTAACAGGAAAAGATGCATTAAAAGGGATCATTCAGGATGGCTGTGCCTTCTTTGATGACGTGGTAATGTCTATTGAAGTAGGTCCTATCGTAGCTGATCCATATGTATCGGCACGTTGGAGGTTTACCGGGAAGTACAAAGGTGGAATGAATGGTGCTCAAGCAGATATTGGGGAAGAGGTTAGCTTCCATGGCATGGATATTTTTCTAGTCAATGATGGCAAGATAAAGGAGTATTGGGTTTCCTCTGATGGAATACACCTTCTGGTACAACTTAAAATGTTTTGA